One segment of Clostridium botulinum DNA contains the following:
- a CDS encoding amidase domain-containing protein, which translates to MLSIDLYYFFKILSTPYDKFNLLSKEKYNISDNIFEDLYLKKCFNSLWQKKLNQQINNLKHKYKFNIIEKNHTLLKIKFNYLQSFTLINSPKGIISYSLDEYILILNKINHKLKIIFLVNKEEDPQLYEDILKKDLLQMTNIIDSNKLGIWSSKIKVLERLYKKYLENTNCYRTPYTFDRSFSYDPLKACEYAEEFALIPNKDYTSFDGVGGDCTNFISQSLHFGGLKTSNSWNPYSNAWVRVEELYSYIIKNKLGFEVNKNSPFKKGTIVQFYTPKIGRFFHSGLITHILPDGDYLYCCHSYNKLNYPLSLTYPIMYPKIRAIEIY; encoded by the coding sequence TTGTTATCAATAGATTTATACTATTTTTTTAAGATCTTATCTACGCCATATGATAAATTTAATTTACTTTCAAAAGAAAAATATAATATAAGTGATAATATTTTTGAAGACTTATACTTAAAAAAATGCTTTAATTCTTTATGGCAAAAAAAACTAAATCAACAAATAAATAATTTAAAACATAAATATAAATTTAACATAATTGAAAAAAATCATACCTTACTTAAAATAAAATTCAATTACCTACAATCATTTACTTTAATCAATTCTCCTAAAGGGATAATATCATATTCATTAGATGAGTATATACTTATCTTAAATAAAATCAATCACAAACTAAAAATAATATTTTTAGTCAATAAAGAAGAAGATCCTCAATTGTATGAAGATATACTAAAAAAAGACCTGCTCCAAATGACTAACATTATTGATTCTAATAAATTAGGTATCTGGAGTTCTAAAATAAAAGTTTTAGAACGTCTATATAAAAAATATCTAGAAAATACTAATTGTTACAGAACACCTTATACTTTTGATAGAAGTTTTTCTTATGACCCATTAAAAGCTTGTGAATATGCAGAAGAATTTGCGTTGATTCCTAATAAGGATTATACCTCCTTTGATGGTGTAGGGGGAGATTGTACTAATTTTATTTCCCAATCACTTCATTTTGGTGGACTAAAAACTTCTAATTCATGGAATCCTTATAGTAATGCTTGGGTTAGAGTTGAAGAATTATATTCATACATTATAAAAAACAAACTTGGATTTGAAGTTAATAAAAATTCACCATTTAAAAAGGGTACTATAGTACAATTTTATACGCCTAAAATAGGACGTTTCTTCCATTCTGGTTTAATAACTCACATTCTACCAGATGGAGATTATTTATATTGCTGTCATAGTTATAATAAATTAAACTATCCTTTAAGTCTAACCTACCCCATAATGTATCCTAAAATAAGAGCGATTGAGATATATTAA
- the purB gene encoding adenylosuccinate lyase: MRNLYSTPLNSRYASKEMSFIFSDDMKFTTWRKLWVALAEGERELGLNITEEQINELRSNIYNINYEEAIKKEKEVRHDVMSHVYAYGLQCPTAKGIIHLGATSCYVGDNTDVIIMRDALLLIKDKIVTVLNHLKNFAIQYKDLPTLGFTHYQPAQLTTVGKRATLWMQDLVMDIENIDFVIHSLKLRGVKGTTGTQASFMELFDGDEEKVKKLDKMIAEKMGFDKSFGVTGQTYPRKLDSIVLNTLSEIAQSAYKFSNDLRLLQSMKEMEEPFEKNQIGSSAMAYKRNPMRSERISALARYVIVDALNPAITAGTQWFERTLDDSANKRLSVAEGFLALDGVLNLYMNIAENMVVYDKVIASHVASELPFMATENIMMEAVKRGQDRQELHEKIRVHSMAAAQRVKGEGLDNDLIERIISDNSFGLTKEEILSIIDAKKFVGRAPSQVVEFIDEYVNPIIESNEKSLKIKSEITV, from the coding sequence AATTATGGGTAGCTCTTGCTGAAGGTGAAAGAGAGTTAGGTTTAAATATAACAGAGGAACAAATAAATGAATTAAGATCAAATATTTATAATATAAATTATGAAGAAGCTATAAAAAAAGAAAAAGAAGTAAGACATGACGTAATGAGTCACGTGTACGCATACGGGTTACAATGTCCAACTGCTAAGGGGATAATCCATCTTGGAGCTACTTCTTGTTACGTAGGCGATAATACAGATGTAATAATAATGAGAGATGCGCTTTTATTAATAAAGGATAAGATTGTAACAGTGTTAAATCATTTAAAGAATTTTGCTATTCAATATAAAGATTTACCTACATTAGGATTTACACATTATCAACCAGCTCAATTAACTACAGTAGGAAAAAGAGCGACTTTATGGATGCAAGATTTAGTTATGGATATTGAAAATATTGATTTTGTAATACATAGTTTAAAATTAAGGGGCGTAAAAGGAACAACAGGAACTCAAGCTAGTTTTATGGAATTATTTGATGGTGATGAAGAAAAAGTTAAAAAATTAGATAAAATGATAGCAGAAAAAATGGGATTTGATAAGAGTTTTGGAGTTACAGGTCAAACTTATCCAAGAAAGCTTGATTCAATAGTTTTAAATACATTATCAGAAATTGCTCAAAGTGCTTATAAATTTAGTAATGATTTAAGATTACTTCAAAGCATGAAAGAGATGGAAGAACCTTTTGAAAAAAATCAAATAGGATCATCAGCAATGGCTTATAAGAGAAATCCTATGAGAAGTGAAAGAATTAGCGCATTAGCTAGATATGTAATAGTAGATGCTTTAAATCCAGCAATAACAGCAGGAACTCAATGGTTTGAAAGAACATTAGATGATTCAGCTAATAAGAGATTATCAGTTGCAGAAGGATTCTTAGCTTTAGATGGAGTATTAAATCTTTATATGAACATAGCTGAAAATATGGTGGTATATGATAAAGTTATAGCATCACATGTAGCTAGTGAATTGCCATTTATGGCTACTGAAAACATAATGATGGAAGCAGTAAAAAGAGGGCAAGACAGACAAGAATTACATGAAAAAATAAGAGTTCATTCAATGGCAGCTGCTCAAAGAGTTAAAGGCGAGGGATTAGATAATGATTTAATAGAAAGAATAATAAGTGATAATTCATTTGGACTTACTAAAGAAGAAATATTATCAATAATAGATGCTAAAAAATTTGTTGGTAGAGCACCAAGTCAAGTAGTAGAATTTATTGATGAATATGTAAACCCTATTATAGAGAGTAATGAAAAATCTTTAAAAATTAAAAGTGAAATAACTGTTTAA